In the Zingiber officinale cultivar Zhangliang chromosome 5A, Zo_v1.1, whole genome shotgun sequence genome, taaaagctcattgcaacctagcctcaggacatattgtttttgttttttatttttaactgaaatgatttgaatttgtgggggattgttgaattttgttttaaattcaaagcatattttttggtagtgtttttagtcccacattgctaagtggagaagcttggaagggcttatatgggaagcccttccatccttgcttagcaatgataaggggacctacacgcatgcgcgggcaaAGCCCAAATaaagtggatttggggggttcgagccggaaatccataaaccggacGTCATGTGCGCGATTATCGCGCGTAAGGGGGtggggggggggtgcaaatccccagctcgtgggccttgcgctcacgggtggaccggtctgtttttgctggtttggttcagtctgaaccaaaccagtttggtttccggttccagttcggtctgaaccaaaaccaaaccagagtttggtttTTTCAGTTTGTtccgcgcgtgaggaagggacGCGGACGCGACACTGAGGCGCAtttcctcgctagcgaagcagtgcttcgtaccttctcagagtgaataaaaggggacttgcagcacctctattcttcactcaagCCTCGAGCTTTCTCCCTTCTCTGGCGCTTCTTTCTGCtttcttgtcctgaggcttggtcttcTGGCGATttgaggttgggtccgagtgtcgcgtccgttttggagtacacctacggacgagacgagcggttgtcggatcttgggggaattttgccggagagcctttgcaccatgaggcggcaataaattctctaaggatagtcggcgtgccgacgcttcaaccggataactacattctaaaccctactcctttatttatctttttattgcATGCTATTTTTTGTACAAATATAATACTGCTTGTATTGCTTGATTTTACAACAGTGCAATGGTTAATTAAACCCTCCAATGGATAACTAAGAGATCTAAAATTCGAATCTCAGCTACGACACACTGTAGGAGATTTTTGTTCCGGTGAGAAGTGGTTCTAAGAATGCTGGCCATTTGGATGAATCTCCAGgagcgcttctcgatttatcctggtTGCCGGTGGGAAACTCCTGTGAGGTTAGACCGGTCATCTCTATAATTAATCGGTTTGAAAAATTGGATacctaaattatcaaaaaaaacatatcataaatTGAATTTAAGATAACACAACAAAATCTAGCAAATATGCATGTAACAATTGAACAATTCAAATCATCTTAAAGGATGGTGTAAGAGGAAAACCATACCGGCTTATAATTGACTTGTCTAACAACAGTGATTGTTTGTTAGCATATTGGTGAAGAACACATTGTTATCATCTACTCGAATTCACTCCTTTGATAGCCTCAACTATTTTTGGAGCTTTCTCTTGATACTTGGTCACAAACTGCATCATGAACTTCTTGTTCGAAACTAGGAAATGGTTCCCCGTGAAGCAAGGCTTGATCAATCCCTTGTGCATGACAATGTCCAGGATGGCATGCCTGGGCATCAACCTCTTCTCTAGGCTCATCGACAGAACATTTGTATTCTTCACTGTGTGCTCCTGTGTCCCTGCCAACTTCTCTTCCATAAGCTTCATGGTCTTTCTTACCTTCTTAGTCAATGCCCGCACAATGTAAGGATGCTTTACGAAGGCCTCCAAGATATGATTCTAAGGCCACCCCAATTCCCTCAAGTTCTCCACTTTCTCCAGCCACTTCTTCTTGGGCAATATAGCAAGCACCCCGAGGGCATGGGCGAATGTGGTTTTCTTAGGATAGATACTCATCTTCTTTATCTCGTCAAAGGCCTCATTTGTATTCTTCTGGGCCTTTCCCTCGTCAGCTCCACAGTTGCGGCTAGAATCAGGCACTTCGACTGGAATCCGGCCGCACAGACGGCCGTGAATTCAGCAAGGTATTACAGTCGGTCGGATTTCAGTCGACGGTCTGTCCTAACTCAAATTATAACTTCGATGGAAATATGTACTGAGGGATGAATACTTACGATCGAATTTCGGCCAAAATTACAGAATGGGATTAGAATCCGGCTACAATTACGGAGTGGATTAGGACTCTCTAAAAATCGACGGCCGTTTTAGTAAAATAGGAATTGGTTGTTTAAAACATAGGTTAAAAATTTTGGctcaataaaaaaactaaaataataacaggaggggtaaaataaaaaaaaaacacacacaattGAATGCACACAGTGTGTATTTTGATCAATTCAGAAATCGGTGTGCACCCTTATATAATCTTTGATAAATTGTCGTTTATAATacacttaaaaaaaatcttatattaatcttttctattttctctatattaattatatattaatattttttattttttttatttattcaacTATATAGAAGAGAATTATGTCTGTTTTTTCCCCAGCaactttagggtttgtttttttcACCAGTTACTGCGATCTCATCTTCCTCATGGACGGCGAGGATACAGATATCAGGACGATGCGGAGAGATAGTGacggcgaggaggaggaggaagaagacaagGGAACATTGCTGTCGTGGGACTCCATTCTACCGGACGAACTCCTGCAGAAGGTCCTCTCCTTATTGCCCATCGCCGACATCATCAAATTGGGCATCGTGTGCAAACGGTGGTACGAGATTGTGCACTCCCGGCCGTCGTTGTGGACGATGATGGCGCCGCAGAAGCCGTGGTTCTTACTGTCCTGCTTTAACGACTGCGTCTCATCGGTCCGCGCGTACGACCCCTGCCTCCAACAGTGGCACATCTTCGGCTTCCCCGGCTTAGAAAAAAGCATCTGGCACGCGTCCTCCTCCTACGGCCTGGTCTGCTTGACGAAACGCGAGGATAGGAGCCGCTTATTGGTCAGCAACCCCATCACGAGAGACTGGAAGCGGCTTCCTCACGTCCCCGGCGGCTCTTCCCCTGACTACAACGCGCTCGCCTTGTCGTTCGACCGCCGCACGCGCAGCTACACCGTGGTCTTCGCCAAGTGCACCGCCCATATGCCGGGGAACAACCACCAATGGCACTTCTCCATCGACATCTACAAATCGACGACGCAATCGTGGGCAACGCTCTTTGCCCAAGACCTCGGCTCGTGGAAGGGCGGCGACGAGGGCGTCGTATGCGACGGCGTGTTCTATTACTTGATCCACCCGAACACGGAGCAACGCCCCCACTTAGTGGCGTTCGATCTCGCCAAGACGCCCTCTACCATTCAGTCTCTTATTCGAGAAGCGATTCCTGCGCCATGCCCTCTTACCTGTGCTCGATTGATCAACCTGTCGGACAAATTGGTCATGGTCGGCGGGGGAGGGTGGTGCAACCGGCTGATCAAGGGGTTGACGATTTGGGAACTCGAGGATAAGACATGGCGGGAGGTGGCTCGAACGCCGGTCGAGATGTCAACGAGCTTGTGCACAATCAGAGAGAATTTCATCTGCTGCGGCGCAGGCGACCTCGTCTTCATACAGTGCTTAGGGTGGCCGACGGCACTGCTGACCTTCGACGTGAGGCGGAAGGTTTGGAGAACGATGAACGTCGTCGAACCCTTCATGGCCCTATTCTTGGTCCGATTCTTCAGCGGCTTCTGCTTCGAACCGAGGCTCGACGTCACCCCTTGATCTCTGCATCTTCATTTACAAttcgaaatatatatatatatatatatatatatatatatatatatatattattttcttattattttagtTAAGAAAGAAATTTCACTTTTGATCATCTGTCTGTCTATAAGACAGTGAACGCAACATTCAgcgatttttgtaattttttaccGCATTTCTTTGATCATTGCTTCATCCACTGTCATTATCTTGGAAAAGACTAACGAGTTTAAGCTTTCTAAGGATctattattatgtatgatattactCAAATTTCTCATCCTAGACATTTTTTTTGTCGTGCTCGCAGCCTTAATATTCAAACTTCATGATTTATGATGAAACATGATATTTAATAGGGATaagaagatatttaaatttttcatataTTGTATCGAAATATATCGAACCATATTAATTTTATGatatatcaaaaattttgatataatattatatcaaaattttacCTTAAACAATATGAAATTTAACCATACTGAAATATCAATATATCAAATTTTCAGTATACCAAAATGTTGGTATGGTATTGATATGATTTTGTTGTATACTAAGTATTTTGGTACGATATAaggaataattttaaataattttagtatACCACCCCTAACGACGAGAGTCATCAAAACATGGACTACTTCTCGTTGCTTTGTATCCTTCATGTATAACATCTCGAGAACTTCTTGGTTCTTCGTGCTATTGCTCTAGATTTGTATACaactactttttttttaaaaataatttaggtaTCTAACTATTCGAACTGAATAAAATCAAGTTGGTAAGAAGAAAAATATCCTCTTTATCATTATGTATAAATATTGAAGTATATTATTGAGGACGGCTTTTCCCACCCCTTCTTACATTCTTCCCTCCCGGCCCCACTTTATTTTTTACCTTTATATCCTTTTTCCTTATTCTTAAttccatgtttttttttaagttttgtttttttgttaatcattttcttatcaattttattcttttaaataatttttttattatatgtttataattttttgtttattttttaattgtagattttaggagttattatttgtaaaaattttaaaacgtaTACAAATATGGATCAAAGTAAAAATTATATACATGAAACTAATAAAAATACTAACAATTAATAACACATTTATAGCTTacgaataaatattttttttcaaataaagagTATATgtaataattcataaaaaaatacacgaaaatatataaaaatagaaattttaatcaatattgcctccaaattATGCTCTTGACGCGTTTGATGGTGGTGTGCCTATTACTTCGTACCACAAATGAACACGTGTCCTATAATGAGTGACTTATCCTTTAGTTTCGTTCAATGAATATTGTCACCACCACATTGGAATGAGTGACACATTTAAAGGAAGAGGAGGTTCTGACATATATCAAGTGttgaagaggggtaatttaaagagaggagggtgttttgacaggtgtcaatggttgaaGGATGAGTAATTTAAAAAGAGTgagaggttctgacatatgtcatGTCTCAAGCGTTGGAGGGAgggataatttaaagggagagaagattcTGGCATGTGTCAAAATTTGGAAGGGCGTAATTTAAGTGTCGAATTAGGAAGATAATTTAAATTAAGGGAGAGATTCTGaccttaaaaattatataaaataaaaaaaattgataaaaaataataaataaaattgattaaaaaataaaactaaataaaaatttaaaaaaataaaaaataaacaaaataataaataaaattgatttaaaaaataaactaaataaaattaaataaaattaaaaaatatgtaagtattgatgaaaaaaataataaattaaattaactaaaaaataaaactaaataaaaattaaattaaaaaagaagagGAGGGTAGAAGTGTCATTTGGAAAGGAGAGAGAGGAGGAGGGGAGGGGGTGCTGTCAGATGGGAGGGGGGGAAAGCAATTTACATGTTATTTGTATGAAACAACACATTTTAGTAAAAGGTGCTTTAGATGCTAGATAAAATGAATCTTGGTTATAGTTTTCCTTATGACGGGCTAGGGCATGGAAGTACTGGTGATATTTATGCTTGGGGCACATTTTATTTGGTAGTTTTCTAAATGTTAAATGTCATTGGATGTGTTACTTTTTATTGACATTGAAAACACATTACATTATGATAGGGTAAAAATTCACAATTTAATGAATTTGCTACCTATTTAATAGGGTGGTTAAAAGATTATCTATGGTTAAACTCTTCGCAACTTATCAATAGATATAACTCTTTTGGCATGATTAGTTTTTCCGTATGGACTTGGATGTTcttattattggtgcaatcgtccTCAAGTCAAGGTTAACCAGTTTGACTAATCTCAGATTGGTCCGAgcttgagttttaatgtttgacaatatgtgagagagaagtcaagtaggtcaaggaggactTGATAATTGATTTAGAAAGTCCTAATTGAAGTTAggcaatggaaagtcctaactggaggttaggcaaaagaaagtcctaactagaggttaagcaacatgaagttctaattagaggttaggcaaggaaaagtcTAGGTAATGGAATACCTAGTTGgaaactaggcaatggaagtcctggcAAAGCTAGGCAGTAGAAgatctagttgggaactaggaaATGAAAGTCATAACGAGGCTGGACAGTGGAAGTTCAATGGGAAGGTTAacaagggaaagtccaagtggatcaatagGAGGACTGAACACTTGGTGAGCTAGTCCTAATAGGTCAAGGTTAATCGTGTTGGTGCTAGAAGTACTAGCTaatcaaacataagttttgatattagaaaaggttcaaagttaagggttattTTGATCTAATAagcttaactaagtgtgcaggaaagtcttagttgaggctaggcaaagaagtcttGGTCAACTGCATTAGGCAAAGAAGTCCTGGTCAAGTAGATTAAGCAGAAGTCTTGATAAATTGAGGACATCGAGTAGAAGCCTTAAGGGTCATAGACACCAGGTAAAAGTCTAGGTGAGTCAATGATCAGACGTCTAGGGGAAGTCTCGAAGGTCAAGATCAGATGCTGAGCAAAAATCCAAAAAGATTAGGAGAACCGAATGTTTGATAACaaataaactctcttgagagaagtaggtgaggacgcgctc is a window encoding:
- the LOC121979420 gene encoding F-box/kelch-repeat protein At3g61590-like yields the protein MGECGFLRIDTHLLYLVKGLICILLGLSLVSSTVAARIRHFDWNPAAQTAVNSASYCDLIFLMDGEDTDIRTMRRDSDGEEEEEEDKGTLLSWDSILPDELLQKVLSLLPIADIIKLGIVCKRWYEIVHSRPSLWTMMAPQKPWFLLSCFNDCVSSVRAYDPCLQQWHIFGFPGLEKSIWHASSSYGLVCLTKREDRSRLLVSNPITRDWKRLPHVPGGSSPDYNALALSFDRRTRSYTVVFAKCTAHMPGNNHQWHFSIDIYKSTTQSWATLFAQDLGSWKGGDEGVVCDGVFYYLIHPNTEQRPHLVAFDLAKTPSTIQSLIREAIPAPCPLTCARLINLSDKLVMVGGGGWCNRLIKGLTIWELEDKTWREVARTPVEMSTSLCTIRENFICCGAGDLVFIQCLGWPTALLTFDVRRKVWRTMNVVEPFMALFLVRFFSGFCFEPRLDVTP